One Streptomyces coeruleorubidus DNA segment encodes these proteins:
- a CDS encoding NAD(P)H-hydrate dehydratase, translating into MRSAYSVETVRTAERELMARLPEGALMQRAAAGLAAACADLLGRVYGSRVVLLVGSGDNGGDALYAGARLARRGAGVTAVLLAPERAHAGGLAALRRAGGRVVGADGTEGAGGGARGVEELVERADLVVDGIVGIGGKGGLRPDAVPLAAAAERSRGAVVAVDLPSGVDADTGEVRGAAVRADLTVTFGTHKPGLLIDPAREHAGSVRLVDIGLELPAEPELEALQHADVARLLPVPRAESDKYRRGVVGIAAGSARYPGAAVLAVAGALRGGAGAVRYVGPAGDAVIARFPETLVSDQGPKHAGRVQAWVVGPGAGDDAATVGEVLAADVPVLVDADGLRLAEAGVVRARRAPTLMTPHAGEAAALLGVDRGEVEGGRLAAVRELAGRYGATVLLKGSTTLVADSGGGVVRVNPTGTSWLATAGSGDVLSGLAGSLLAAGLSAVDAGSVGAYVHGLAGRLAADGAPVGAHDVAEAVPEAWRNVLG; encoded by the coding sequence ATGCGTAGTGCGTACAGCGTGGAGACGGTCAGGACCGCCGAACGGGAGCTGATGGCGCGGCTGCCGGAGGGGGCGCTGATGCAACGTGCCGCCGCCGGACTCGCCGCGGCCTGCGCCGACCTGCTGGGGCGGGTGTACGGGAGCAGGGTCGTGCTGCTGGTCGGGAGCGGGGACAACGGGGGTGACGCGTTGTACGCCGGGGCCCGGCTGGCCCGGCGGGGGGCCGGTGTCACGGCCGTGCTGCTCGCACCGGAGCGGGCTCACGCCGGGGGGCTCGCGGCGCTGCGGCGGGCCGGGGGGCGGGTCGTGGGCGCCGATGGCACCGAGGGTGCCGGCGGGGGCGCGCGGGGCGTCGAGGAGCTGGTCGAGCGGGCGGATCTCGTCGTCGACGGCATCGTCGGGATCGGCGGGAAGGGCGGGCTGCGGCCGGACGCGGTGCCGCTGGCCGCCGCCGCCGAGCGGTCGCGGGGCGCCGTCGTCGCCGTCGATCTGCCGAGCGGGGTCGACGCCGACACCGGGGAGGTGCGCGGCGCCGCGGTCCGGGCCGATCTGACGGTGACGTTCGGGACGCACAAGCCGGGGCTGCTGATCGATCCGGCGCGGGAGCACGCGGGGTCGGTGCGGCTGGTCGACATCGGGCTGGAGCTGCCGGCCGAGCCGGAGCTGGAGGCGTTGCAGCACGCGGACGTGGCGCGGTTGCTGCCGGTGCCCCGGGCCGAGAGCGACAAGTACCGGCGGGGTGTCGTCGGCATCGCCGCCGGGTCCGCGCGCTACCCCGGGGCCGCCGTGCTCGCCGTCGCCGGGGCGCTGCGGGGCGGGGCCGGGGCCGTGCGGTACGTCGGGCCGGCCGGGGACGCCGTGATCGCACGGTTCCCCGAGACGCTCGTGTCGGACCAGGGGCCGAAGCATGCCGGGCGGGTGCAGGCGTGGGTCGTCGGGCCGGGGGCCGGGGACGACGCGGCGACGGTGGGGGAGGTGCTGGCGGCGGATGTCCCGGTGCTGGTCGACGCGGACGGGTTGCGGCTGGCCGAGGCCGGGGTCGTACGGGCGCGGCGGGCGCCGACGCTGATGACACCGCATGCCGGGGAGGCGGCGGCTCTGCTCGGGGTCGACCGGGGGGAGGTCGAAGGCGGGCGGCTGGCGGCGGTGCGGGAGCTGGCCGGGCGGTACGGGGCGACCGTGCTGCTGAAGGGCTCCACGACGTTGGTCGCCGACTCGGGGGGCGGGGTGGTGCGGGTGAATCCGACGGGGACGTCCTGGCTGGCCACGGCGGGGAGTGGGGACGTGCTGTCGGGGCTGGCGGGGTCGTTGCTGGCGGCGGGGCTTTCGGCGGTGGACGCGGGGAGTGTGGGGGCGTATGTGCACGGACTGGCCGGGAGGCTGGCGGCGGACGGGGCGCCGGTGGGGGCGCATGACGTGGCGGAGGCCGTTCCGGAGGCTTGGCGGAATGTTCTGGGCTGA